Below is a genomic region from Mucilaginibacter auburnensis.
TACCTGCGCCAAAACCGGGAAAAGCAGTTGCCACATTTGCGGCGGGATGTTTTTGGGCATCTCAGGAAGCGATGTCTGAACTGAAAGGTGTTGAGCAGGTTATTGCAGGTTATTCTGGTGGTAAGGTACCTAACCCTACTTACGAGGATGTTTGTACAGAAGCAACTGGTCATGCCGAAGCTGTGCAGGTTTATTATGACCCGAAGGTTATAACCTACGAGGAATTGGTCACTGCATTCTTTTACGCGCACGATCCAACAACCTTGAATCGACAGGGACCTGATGAGGGCACAAGTTACCGTTCAGCAATATTTTACCGCACGCCAGAGGAAAAGGCAATTGTTCAAAAAGTTATTAAAGAAGTAAATGCCTCAAAGCACTATAAAGATCCGATAGTAACCCAGGTTTCACCTTTCACCGCATTTTATGGCGGTGAGGCGTACCATCAGGGCTACTACCGTGTGCATCAGGACAGAGGGTACATTCGTACAGTATCGGTTCCCAAAGTGATGAAAATGCGAAAAGCAGTGCCACAACTGTTAAAGCCGGAGTTTAAGAAGTAAGTAGCCCCCTCTAAATCTCCCCCTGAAGGGGGAGACTTTATATTACATTTATTATCTAAGCCCTCCCTTCCTGGGAGGGTTGGGTCGGGCTTACAATTTACTAAACCACCCTTTGCGCCAAAAAATGATGATCTGGATTACGGCGATAACAAACATAGCTGCCATTACCCAATAGTAACCATGATACGCGTATAATTCGGGCATATTATCGGGCATCACTTTATTGGTAACGGGGTCAACTTTGGCGAAGTTCATACCGTAAATGCCGGCAACAAAAGTTAACGGAATAAATATAGCAGAGATGATGGTCAACACTTTCATGATCTCATTCATACGATTGCTTACCATTGAGAGGTAAAGATCAATAATGCTTGAGGTGATTTCTTTATCGTTTTCTATCAGGTCCATTATTTGCACGCAATGATCGTAGGCATCGCGCAGGTACATTTTTACATCCTTGGTAATTTGGACACTATCCGAACGCAAAATATCATTGATCTTATCTCTTTCGGGCCAAGCTGCCCTTCGCACCGTTATCAAAGAACGTTTTAACTGCTGTGCATCCACCATTACGCTTTTATCGGGGCATTTATATAGCCTGTCTTCCAGCTCATCTAATGAATCACCTATCTGGGCTAAAACAATAAAATATATATCCAGAATGGTATCGGTAAGTGCATAAGCCATGTAAGCCGGTCCTGCGGTTCTTATTAAACCTTTACCTGCTTCCAATCGTGCTTCAACCGCGTCAAAGCAATTAACGTGTGTTTCCTGGAAGGTAATGAGTAAATTATCTTTAATAATGGCCGAGAATTGCTCGTTCATCAATTCACCTTCTTCAGTAAAATAAATTACCCGGCTCACCATAAAAACATAATCATCATACTCGTCAAACTTAGGACGCTGATACGTATTGACTATATCCTCTAAAACCAGCGGATTAATGCATAGTTCGTTACCAAGTGTTTCCAACAACTGGGCATCACCAATTCCGCTAACCTGTATCCAGTGCGTAAGGCCTTTTTGCTTTTTTACTTTTTCAATTATTCCAGTGATCTTTTGCTCGCGGGCAGCAGTAACACCATCTTTGTTATAAGAAAACACATCAATTTTGGGCTTTAAAGCATTTTTATCAATGTTTAAAGTACCTGGCATCAACCCCACCTCTCGACGTCGATTTTTGCGTTGTATTTTCTTTATAGTGCCAGTCATTACAAATAATCAATGCTACGCGGCCCCTGATTAAACAGCAGGTCCACAATGCTCAGGTTTTTTATAAACCTGTGCCGTTCTTCAAAAACCTGAAAATATGGCTTTTGTTCGGCGTTGTATTCTTTTTTTGAGCTAAAAGCATTACGCAGGTCCAACACTTCAGCACCATAATCAGACTCATATGTTTGAGTTTTTTGTATTGAGGTGGGAATCTTTATTGACTTCAGGATCAATTGCAACAGCTCTTCATTAAAGTCAAATAAAAACTTGTATTGCTTTTGATAAAATGGTACCAACGCATCTTCATAGTATTCAAAATAAGCCGAACGACGGTAACAGGCCTCTAAACTCATCCACTGTAAGCGCTGCCATCTAAAATCATAGCTGATCCTTACATCCTTAATTTTGGTATGCACTTTTGAGCCTTTAACTACAGGTACCACCAGCGATAAAGCGCCATCGGGCGAGTAAATTGTAGCCCTGTTACGGTACGTTTGCTTGGGGAAATGCTCTTCGGCCTCGATAAATATATCAGGTTTGTTGGCATTAAATTGTGAAAACCACGCAACAGGTGGCAGATAAAACATTGGCAATAACGCACCTTTTTCAATCATATCAATTATGTTTGTAGCTACAAGCGACGAAATTAATGATAAAAAAAGGGCTTTTGAGGCTATCTATATTCTTTTTGTACCTCGTGTCCCTCCTTCCCTTTTGGGCTTTGTACCTTATTGCTGATTTTTTGTACTGCATTCTGTATTACCTGATAGGTTACAGGCGCAAGGTAGTTAAGGAAAATCTCCGCAACTCTTTCCCCGACAAAACAGATGAGGAACTGAAAAAGATAGAAAAAGATTATTTTAAATATCTTGCCGACCTGATGGTAGAAACCATCAAGATGATAACAATATCGAAAAGCGAGTTACAACGACGGGTTAAATTGACTAATCCGGAAGTAATGCAGCGGTATGTTGCAGAAAACAAAAGCGTTACCGCTGTAGCCGGTCATTACTGCAACTGGGAATGGGCTGGCTTAGAGTTTAGTATAGAATCATGCCTTTTTTTTATTTATAAGCCACTCAGCAATAAAACATTCGATGATTTTTTCATTGAAGTTCGATCGCGTTTTGGTGGTGTTGCTGTGCCTATGAAGCAAACCTTGCGCACAATGGTGGCACATAAAAATGAATTTACCGTAACCGTGTTTGCAGGAGACCAAACCCCTGTGCAAGAAGACGCCAACTACTTTACCACCTTCCTTAATCAACCAACAGCTGTTTTTTTAGGAATTGAAAAAATAGCCAAGCTAATAAACTCAAACGTGATATTTTACGATATGCGGCAGGTAAAACGTGGTTTTTACGAATATACCATAGTACCCTTGGTTGAAGATGCTAAAAACAGCGCCCCAAATCAAATTACAGAGGCTCACGTCAAGTATCTCGAAATGATGATAAACCGCGAGCCGCAGTATTGGCTATGGTCGCACCGGCGCTGGAAATTTGCATCGAAAACACGATGCACATCATAATTTTACTGTAAAATAATTGTAAAGCAGCGTTAATATCAGCTGTACATTTTTTAGTTATTTTAATTTTGCGGTACAATCTGCCCCCGCAAATGCTAACAAAAATATTATCAAAGTTGGGTATAGCCATGCTATATCTAATTTCTTTTTTACCGTTTTGGCTGCTCTATAAAATCTCCGACCTATTATTTATAGTGCT
It encodes:
- a CDS encoding WbqC family protein, coding for MIEKGALLPMFYLPPVAWFSQFNANKPDIFIEAEEHFPKQTYRNRATIYSPDGALSLVVPVVKGSKVHTKIKDVRISYDFRWQRLQWMSLEACYRRSAYFEYYEDALVPFYQKQYKFLFDFNEELLQLILKSIKIPTSIQKTQTYESDYGAEVLDLRNAFSSKKEYNAEQKPYFQVFEERHRFIKNLSIVDLLFNQGPRSIDYL
- a CDS encoding lysophospholipid acyltransferase family protein yields the protein MIKKGLLRLSIFFLYLVSLLPFWALYLIADFLYCILYYLIGYRRKVVKENLRNSFPDKTDEELKKIEKDYFKYLADLMVETIKMITISKSELQRRVKLTNPEVMQRYVAENKSVTAVAGHYCNWEWAGLEFSIESCLFFIYKPLSNKTFDDFFIEVRSRFGGVAVPMKQTLRTMVAHKNEFTVTVFAGDQTPVQEDANYFTTFLNQPTAVFLGIEKIAKLINSNVIFYDMRQVKRGFYEYTIVPLVEDAKNSAPNQITEAHVKYLEMMINREPQYWLWSHRRWKFASKTRCTS
- the corA gene encoding magnesium/cobalt transporter CorA, producing MPGTLNIDKNALKPKIDVFSYNKDGVTAAREQKITGIIEKVKKQKGLTHWIQVSGIGDAQLLETLGNELCINPLVLEDIVNTYQRPKFDEYDDYVFMVSRVIYFTEEGELMNEQFSAIIKDNLLITFQETHVNCFDAVEARLEAGKGLIRTAGPAYMAYALTDTILDIYFIVLAQIGDSLDELEDRLYKCPDKSVMVDAQQLKRSLITVRRAAWPERDKINDILRSDSVQITKDVKMYLRDAYDHCVQIMDLIENDKEITSSIIDLYLSMVSNRMNEIMKVLTIISAIFIPLTFVAGIYGMNFAKVDPVTNKVMPDNMPELYAYHGYYWVMAAMFVIAVIQIIIFWRKGWFSKL
- the msrA gene encoding peptide-methionine (S)-S-oxide reductase MsrA, translated to MKRSIFYILMLMMCFGCASAQDDDTLVKVPAPKPGKAVATFAAGCFWASQEAMSELKGVEQVIAGYSGGKVPNPTYEDVCTEATGHAEAVQVYYDPKVITYEELVTAFFYAHDPTTLNRQGPDEGTSYRSAIFYRTPEEKAIVQKVIKEVNASKHYKDPIVTQVSPFTAFYGGEAYHQGYYRVHQDRGYIRTVSVPKVMKMRKAVPQLLKPEFKK